In the Quercus lobata isolate SW786 chromosome 5, ValleyOak3.0 Primary Assembly, whole genome shotgun sequence genome, one interval contains:
- the LOC115991824 gene encoding metal tolerance protein C4, with product MRRKSQPCFNLLLSHLRRCSSDQQYSYFHSFPLVKLSQFLLLNPSSDHHTQCQSYSTGSSKLGSSSFFGPHFQSSKRFVLLGLVSLDDNNKLRRHHYSSHRNFFTRAKQVQKIDFRDEHSQRAVTTALWCNFLVFSLKFGVWFTTSSHVMFAEAVHSIADFANQALLAYGLSSSRRAPDALHPYGYSKERFVWSLISAVGIFCLGSGATIVHGFQNLWTSQPPENIKYAALVIGGSFIIEGASLIVAIQAVKKGAAAEGMTVRDYVWRGHDPTSVAVMTEDGAAVTGLAIAAASLVAVNKTGNAIYDPVGSIIVGHLLGMVAIFLIQRNRHALIGRAMDDHDMEKVLHFLKNDPVVDALYDCKSEVIGPGFFRFKAEIDFNGLMVVQNYLKRTGREEWARQFREAAKEENTALLKVMASYGEEVVTALGSEVDRLEKEIQELVPGIRHVDIEAHNPSGPSP from the exons ATGCGGAGAAAATCGCAGCCGTGCTTTAATCTCCTCCTCTCTCATCTCCGCCGTTGCTCCTCCGATCAACAATACTCATATTTTCACTCCTTTCCTCTTGTAAAGCTCTCACAGTTTTTACTGTTAAACCCTTCCTCCGATCATCACACTCAATGTCAAAGTTACAGCACTGGTAGCTCTAAACTGggttcttcttcattctttggTCCTCATTTTCAATCATCGAAACGGTTCGTTTTGTTGGGCTTGGTTTCCTTGGACGACAACAACAAGCTTCGCCGTCACCACTATTCCTCTCATCGCA aTTTTTTTACGAGGGCAAAGCAAGTGCAGAAGATTGACTTCAGGGATGAACACAG TCAAAGAGCAGTCACGACTGCATTGTGGTGCAACTTCCTTGTCTTCTCTCTCAAGTTTGGAGTATGGTTTACAACCTCTAGCCATGTTATGTTTGCCGAAGCTGTGCACTCAATTGCAGATTTTGCAAATCAG GCACTTCTTGCTTATGGTCTGAGTAGCTCAAGGCGTGCACCTGATGCTTTACATCC TTATGGCTATTCCAAGGAAAGATTTGTTTGGTCTTTGATATCTGCTGTTGGTATCTTTTGTCTTGGTTCTGGTGCTACAATTGTTCATGGGTTTCAAAATTTGTGGACATCACAG CCTCCTGAAAATATTAAGTATGCAGCTCTTGTGATCGGTGGTTCATTTATCATTGAAG gtgctTCTCTGATTGTTGCCATACAAGCTGTGAAGAAAGGTGCAGCGGCTGAGGGAATGACCGTGCGAGACTATGTATGGCGTGGTCATGATCCTACATCTGTTGCAGTCATGACAGAG GATGGTGCTGCAGTTACAGGTCTTGCCATTGCTGCTGCATCGTTGGTGGCAGTTAATAAAACAGGCAATGCCATATATGATCCCGTAGGTTCAATAATAGTCGGCCACTTACTTGGAATG GTGGCTATCTTTCTCATCCAGAGGAATCGTCATGCTTTAATTGGTAGAGCAATGGATGATCATGATATGGAGAAGGTTCTACATTTCTTGAAAAATGACCCG GTTGTAGATGCTCTATATGATTGCAAAAGTGAAGTTATTGGACCTGGATTCTTTAGGTTTAAGGCTGAAATAG ATTTCAATGGATTGATGGTGGTGCAAAATTATCTAAAAAGGACCGGACGTGAAGAGTGGGCCAGACAG TTTCGTGAAGCGGCAAAGGAGGAAAATACTGCACTGCTCAAGGTCATGGCGAGTTATG GTGAGGAGGTGGTCACAGCTTTAGGAAGTGAAGTTGATAGGCTAGAAAAGGAGATCCAGGAGCTTGTTCCTGGTATTCGGCATGTCGATATAGAAGCTCACAATCCATCAGGCCCGAGCCCATGA
- the LOC115989500 gene encoding uncharacterized protein LOC115989500 isoform X1, producing the protein MFILQCMDPQGSSTDPQGSSMDSSSPVDSNSTDPNVYPPANMNITLLHAGKPNVQKIPTDATVGFVRELLHERFTIPLERVELHINLLPLPLQPLPDEMNMLDVYPFLEEKHEFRLYRKIEIWIKIVSSGERYGLLVNENLKAAFLYAILTSNGIDIKHKLLYYPENQPVDDSLLLWGCGIREGSELYLK; encoded by the exons ATGTTTATCCTCCAGTG TATGGACCCTCAGGGTAGCAGTACGGACCCTCAGGGTAGCAGTATGGACTCTAGTAGTCCTGTGGATTCTAACTCTACTGACCCTAACGTTTATCCTCCAGCG AACATGAATATCACCCTTCTCCATGCTGGTAAACCTAATGTCCAAAAAATTCCAACTGATGCGACAGTTGGTTTCGTGAGGGAACTCTTACATGAAAGGTTTACCATCCCATTGGAGAGGGTGGAGCTGCACATTAATCTTCTTCCACTACCACTACAGCCATTACCGGATGAAATGAATATGCTAGATGTTTATCCTTTTTTGGAAGAGAAGCATGAATTCCGTTTGTACAGGAAAATTGAGATTTGGATTAAGATAGTAAGCTCTGGTGAACGATATGGGTTACTTGTGAATGAGAATCTTAAAGCGGCCTTCTTGTACGCAATACTCACTTCAAATGGAATTGATATTAAGCACAAGTTGCTTTACTATCCAGAAAATCAACCTGTTGATGATAGTTTGCTTCTTTGGGGTTGCGGAATTCGTGAAGGGTCTGAGCTATATCTAAAATGA
- the LOC115989500 gene encoding uncharacterized protein LOC115989500 isoform X2, with product MDPQGSSEDPQDSSPQTSDSSDADVYPPVNMNIILLYAGKPYVQKIPTDATVGFVRVLLHERFGIPLERVELHLNRLPLPPLPLRDETNMLDVYPHLEGKHEFRMYKKIEIWIKIISSGERYRLLVNENLAVSFLYAILVSNRIDIKNKLLYFPENQPVDNSLLLWGCGIREGSELYLK from the exons ATGGACCCTCAGGGTAGCAGTGAGGACCCTCAGGATAGTAGTCCTCAGACTTCTGACTCTTCTGACGCTGATGTTTATCCTCCAGTG AACATGAATATCATCCTTCTCTATGCTGGTAAACCTTATGTCCAAAAAATTCCAACTGATGCAACAGTTGGTTTCGTAAGGGTACTCTTACATGAAAGGTTTGGCATCCCATTGGAGAGGGTGGAGCTGCACCTTAATCGTCTTCCACTACCACCATTGCCGTTACGGGATGAAACGAATATGCTAGATGTTTATCCTCATTTGGAGGGGAAGCATGAATTCCGTATGTACAAGAAAATTGAGATTTGGATTAAGATAATAAGCTCTGGTGAACGATATAGGTTACTTGTGAATGAGAATCTTGCGGTGAGCTTCTTGTATGCAATACTCGTTTCAAATAGGATTGATATTAAGAACAAGTTGCTTTACTTTCCAGAAAATCAACCTGTTGATAATAGTTTGCTTCTTTGGGGTTGCGGAATTCGTGAAGGGTCTGAGCTATATCTAAAATGA